The Phragmites australis chromosome 13, lpPhrAust1.1, whole genome shotgun sequence DNA window tGAAGAACCCGACCATTTGTTCTTGAATGATATGTATTTCCGTAGGAAGTAACACACTTGTGCATTGTTTGAAGCGCTGTATTTGAAGAATTGGAAGAATTAGTCCTTAAAGACatataaaaattgaaaaaaagtaTCTATATGcaatttcatacctcaacatcattaaaccTGACAGCATCTCCGTCTCTATTGAATGCGTGCATAAAAGTAAGAGCATAAAACCCGCATAGATTGTTATCGGGTGGTTGCTAGTGGAATGAATTTAACCTTTTTATTTAGCAGGAAATGCAAGATATGAACATTCCTCATGTACCAGAAAGTcaatttttacatcatactgctctCTGTGTGGATGGTAGACAACACTCcttttgcagtatcttgtgtacgccatgtacgtgaatatgaatactaatTAAATTTAGATGCAATCGATGAGAAGATTAAATCATCGAGTTTACCAATTTTGCATGTCGATTAGGTCTTGGTAAGTCTTCTTATCTCTCCTTTTGTGAGTCAAAGACAATGTTCTTGCTAAAAGGCTAgatggatgacaaggaggatccaatgaaaactgcaggaaTATGTCGCCATAATAAATTAGTACTATGATTGAGTTACCCATAAAAGGAGAATGCCCTGGCAtacaaacacgtactcaaagttGTAGGGTAAGAATACGGATGTCTTGTGTTGGTAGTGaagtagacacttcaataaatagttctcggtgaagtctggacaAACAATAAGATCCCCGATCTCAAGAAGCTCCTTGATCCAAGGCTCTTTGCCACGCATGTCCCGTTCATGTCGTTGTCGAGGACCATCATCACGACAGGGTGCAAGATCATGTACAAGTGCCGCGTGTAGTATAAAGTGCAATGAAAAAGCATGAATATTGCTCCACAAGTATAATTGCAAGAGCAAAACATAGAGTTTTCATTACACGTGATATTGAAGTAGAAGGACTGTAAATCATAAATGACAGTGACTAACATCATCTGTACTCCAAAAAATCGACAGCAAGAACTAAGTAAGAATAACAGTGCTCTCAGATAAACAACAATTGACCCCAGAATTATGGATGTTCTGCCCCCTAATTGTCCTGTTGTACACATCATTGATTGGGCAATTATCTAAGTTATCAATTAGTATATAGAGCCTGGACAAAAATCAAAGTATCTTCCTGGATAATATTGTTGCAGCTAAATAGATTGCACAAAACTGAACAGAAATAGCCAAAGCACATTCTGATAGTAGCTAAAAGAGCGAACTTAGCAAAAGTATTCAGAAACAAAAGAGCAAGTTGCCTCTGAATCACAGTAGTATTCAGCCAGGGATCAAACAAGTAGCTTATTGGATATTCAACTATAGATGTTCCTCAATACACAAGAACATATCGGGCAATATCACCAACTCAAGTTTCCAAGGCTACCAAACACATGTCTATATACTATTGCACTTAATAAAAAGCCCAACCTCAGCACAACTACTCATCACAGAGCAATAATATGCGGGCAACCTTACTGTCTAGCACAAGGAAGAGGAAAAGTCACGGAAAAACATGCTCAAAAGCATTGATGATAAAGGCTAGGCACGACACTCCTACCGTTATCCCAGAAAACCTAGCACCCATCGTTACCGGCGACGTGAAGaagatcggagatacaaagccaacTACATTGTGTAAGCACGTGGGGCGAGCCTGGGCGTTACAGCTTTggctaccaccaccaccaattCCCTCTAGCGATTCACCAAGCCAAGCAGGGGGTTCCCAGTGCTCAACCACACACCAGAGAGAATCCACCAaatcagagagagagaaagagagagagagagagagagagagagagagagagagagatgtcacTTTTCTCTCTTGACAACCGATATGAGAGCCAAGGAAGATATAGAAGCCCTCTCCTCAAGTGCATATGTCGAGAATGGCTGCCACAACCGCAATCGGTTCGGCCTCCTCGATCCTTCGTGCCGCTCTAGCCAATCCGCAAGGTCCAAGCTCCATCTGATGGACAATGAGGAGCCCAACGGTCCCACGGATATGTGCACGCACATGAAATACCTGGGCACAGTTGCCAAGCCACTGCCGCAATTGCCCGAGGCTAGGACCAACCGGTCCCTAATCCTCCACGGCCAACCCTAGGAGCAGCACCAGCACATAGAAAGGGCAGCTCACGGGCCTGGGCTGGTTTCAGCATGGACCAAAAGGAGAAGAACCATTCGGTTGGCCCAAGAAAGAAATATTCAACATTAAAATTCATTTAAATGACAACATCGTGAACCCAAGGACACAATGATCTCTCTCTAGTTCTTTGCAAACAAGCTCAGCTTCTTAGGGGTCAAGGAAGGGTTTCAGCCTGTCTCAGTGGAGACTGCCGTCGAGATCTTCTGAGACGGCATGTCGGCGTTTGGGCCCTATTGAGATCatgttccgggagagggcactcggggccacaaacagtggtccccgagtgcccgagctccccgaggacctaagaagtataagttccgagagagggcgcttgggtccatgaacagtggcccctgagtacccgagttccccgaggacccgagaagacacagttttgggagagggcgcttggagccatgaacagtggtccctgagtacccgagttacCCGAGGACCGAGGAAaggcatatctgggagagggtgctcggggctatgaacagtagtccctgagcacccagagttccccgatgacttaagaagccccttgctggtggatcccacaagggctcaacggtgaggtgtcagctggtgagaggtccgatgctgcatttaagagggagtgtggcctgtcacttccaaccactccgtccacgcctgctgtcagtccctgccactgcctggtagggaggcgtagggacatttaatgcggcgggtcccatcgcgcgtcatccggcgcgccttgggatatcatcgctgggctcgaggcgtatcgcatgccgccctgctgtgtcaggcttgctctgaccaggcgggcacgcggggttgctcggtggctgcccggtgggcccccctgctgcacccgctgaaaagcggcatgatgacgacaggaccggatgGGGGCGTATTTTTAACCCCCCCCCGTaacgtcaagctgcagcccatgatggctgctttccatttatagcacCTTGGGACTTGCACCCTCCTTTCTAGGTAcgccaagcccccccccccgaccGTATAAAAGGAGGGGTTGCACCCCGACAATGAGGAGAAGAGACAGAAGCTTTGAAGGTTGAAGTGAAGTGATAgaagacaagttcaagaagttcAACAGACAAGCTAATGAAGCTGAGCAGAGGCTCACAAAGaccaaagctctagacttagatagaaatccttgtaacacaagagatcctcagagaggcattctcagatcatttatagcatacacacaggagtagggtattacgcttcatgcggcccaaacctgtctaaaatccctcgagcatttacttcactagcatccgatcatccatcccgcctgcatctcatttagtctcattaattcacgtacgagatagattcagaatcatccccccagccaaatcttaaagggggtccctccggatctccgcttgtggagttcatcctccgacaaatgGAGCGCCAGGTAGGAGGGTTACATCCCTAAATTCGTTTTGTTTTCTGCAaaaaagatggcaggtggacatcgtctccaacACACCAGCTCCAACtccagcgaagaagtggagcccatcactcaggaggccccagtttctgctGTTCCTCAGCAGCAGTAGTGGTCGGCCCGTACGGTGCTCCCCTCCCTTGGGGACAACGAcgctgggcccagtagggccggCGCCGCCTTCGTAGGCaggccgcctaaccctcagcaagcggcagacGCCCCTGTCGCGAGATCTACATCCAGACAGCGTCGGGCGCTGTTACGGCacaggctcgccttcggtgacgccaaCCCTGGGAGCGcattgcttgcggcgcaagcactcctcaggcacccgcctgtccaggcaacgggggaaaccccagaaggccgttggctgcaggaggtggctACCCTGGTGGGCTCAGCTCACCGGTAGGCGCTGGCCGAAAGCTaccgtgccacctcccaccgcggctcaaccaaggccggtccatcctcaaatggcggcagAACCGGCTGGGGGGACTCCATGCGGAGTGCCGCCACCCTGGCcacaacaggagctcaggaccttcgcttacacctcaatgagcggagggccgtcgaggATGCACgcgtcacccttgagcgccacCGGGAGTCCCAACATGAGGCCGAAGCAGAGGACCAGACTTCCTCTATGCCAGCCCgtgaccgccggggttccccggcgCGACGGCGTTCGCCCCCCAAGGGCGCTGCTCACgccgcggggtacggcaccggctgttGCGCATTCACCAGcaagctccgtcgggtcaactggccctgATGTTCCGGCCaaaactaccggagaagtacgacgggtccatcgaccccgtcgagtcctccagatctacaccaccgccgtccaagcaACAGGCGACAGTGAAAAGGTTATGTCCAATTACTTCTAtatagccttgaggggctctgcccgttcttggtttataaacttacccccaggatctattagttccTGAGATGATCTCTGCCATCAGTTCgtggccaattttcagggcaccttcacgcGCCTCGGCTtagagtgcgacctccatgctgTGAAGCAGCAAtagggggagacgctgaggcgcTTCATACAATGCTTCAGCCAAGTCCGCAAGACCATTCCGTGGATAACCCCCCATGCCATAATCGTCGCATTCTGGCaaggcgtccgcgacgagcgaatgcttgaaaagctaggtacgcaagaggtcgagaccaccgtgGAGCTTTTCGCgttggctgacaagtgcgccaaggcggcggagtcttgggcgtggcatgtcccgcgccctgagcaacccgctgtcgacaaggcaggtccttcccgctctgacagaagggaaaagaaaaagagaaggaggcgcgacaCTGCCCTTGTCGTGTCGGCAGAGGGCCCTCCCCGCAGGCCGGCACGCCGGGCGGCTGTCGACAGgaagcccgctcccgcgagggctcccactCCTGTGAGGCATGAACCGGGAAAGTGGTGtgagatccaccaaactgactagcacgacctcactgagtgccggTCGGTTAAAGGACTCATCGAGCAGTGCCAGAAGGAGCACGAGGAGCGtcgcaggggtggcgacgacaaaGCCACAcccgagaaccaagagctcgggttccaagagcccgagcacaccgtcgccttcatcgacgggggcgcgtacacgccctcttCTCGTCGCTGCATCAAGAcaatgcggcgcgaggtgtgctcggctacCCCGGGCACTGCGGCCGcgaggcctctgaagtggtcggagaccccgatcacgttcagtctggtggaccaccccgcgagtactacaggcgtggggcgactacctctggtagtgtcccccaccatccgcaatgtgaaggtcagcagagtgctgatcgataggggtgcaggcctaaacctcctgtcccaggaggccttcaagaagctgcatgtgtcttccaggcgcctaaagtcGTCGCTCCTCTTCTATGAGGTGACACCGGGGCATACATTgtccctcgggcaggtcgagctgcccatcacatttgggagccgggacaacttccggacggagaacgtcgtcTTCGACGTCGCGAAGGTCCCCCtgccctacaatgccatcctccggcacccggcgctcgctcggttcatggtggtgacacactatgcctacctcacggtcaagatgccaggccccatctctgtgctcgccgagaccggcagcgctgTCTCCTGTGCTGATCATGCATTGTATGCTTATTGtgatgcattttcattcttTTAGCGAACGATGTTCTGGAGGGTGACAACTTTTCTTGAAGTGTTTTCTCGTGGTTGTTCATGTCTATGAAGCggagcatcaaggcaagcatctatcatatttatcctatattttggtgaattattgatTAACATGTTAGATATTGTTGtgtcatatatgcatgtttagctaGTCAATATCGGGAATTGGGTAGCACCTATCTTGTTGTATTTATACCTACCttaaaataacaacacacgagtaggatgacactactcttgcccgtcaccAACATCAACAGACGTAAAACAGTCAAAAACCAAATCTTCCTCACCTTAAATGCAAACAAAgaacgtgagtatgaaggtattCGCAATACTTAATCTATAATGagtacttataaatagcccgacttcAAGGAGAATACATGTGGGTAATTAACTAGAACTTAGCCATAaaaggttaagtaacttcatatgcaaaagttatttggactcaagtgtaagcatctacacttaACTAAAACACCCTTGTATCCCAAGATCATTAACATAACTTAACTGTAATTTGTACCATATCAActcttcatcaacatcaccagCTATGTTCCAACATTCCATCACAACATCCTAATAACGAAATTCTACGATTGatgtaaatggacagaagcatgctcataactgagagcacgataattcaaattgatcttacactctGCATAAGATACATCTTTACtcacacgacatgaggaccattcggcttgtgtgACCTACTAAAGTGCACGcaaggggtacccgtgtcaacttTCTTAATTGAACCCTgaccgtttgaacatgcacctataggtgtaGAGGTCCACTAGTGATACTCCCAGAGTACACTAGTTACGCCTAAAGGTGTGGAggtctacaagcctattatgcacACAACACCTTTACGATGTTACCTCTACAAGCTTATTATGCCCACGACATCATAAGCCCacaagccaaaaggtcacagCTACAAAAGGTATTCGACTTATCTACCATTATATCGACATATGGTAAGTAAGCtgagtgctaaagctaactacaACAACGGACAGTCCTTAATCGATTCAAACGAccctatagcatccgagactcccatCTCAAGTCATCCCTATTGCCCGCCAGGATCTCATATCATCCTCACTGACTTACACATCCCATCATCGTCATTGTATTTGTGAAATAAGAGTAAGtcctaagctcacgaacgatggtcgaaccactgctcgacttctaccgatgacctaagcctTACTAAGTATGacatattcattttaagttagatcattgagtgctatatctagggttacaatggatcaagagataacaataccaaggaagggtaatgaaacaattaggatctactcccAAAACCCGATATTTAACTAGCTATCATGCAAGACATATAtatagcataatttatcaatttgtcacaacatatgatccaaagtaataggatgagtatgcttagatgattGCATTGGTGCTCAGCTTGATCACAATTCACAGCAATGAAATTCGGATCGCCCTCAATCACGCCCACGTCACCctccggtccttcgttcactaaacaagaacgcatgcaatgatgagtataaACGAGATGCAATGAAATATGCTAAATGATGCATAAAAGTAGTGGATGCATCATAATATCAAGCTAATAATGCAAGACATATGAAGGAACAACGAAAGTTTGTGAAAAAACtacattggaagttatgtcagGCATCCGAATAATTCAAGTCTAGCCAGAACCTCTGGGTTTGGACCTTCCGGGTTGGGCTGGAACCTCCAGGTGAGGATCCGAGTGGGGATCTAGGTTAATCCTAAATGATTTAACTTGGAACATTCGGGTTGTACCCGGAACATCCAGGTTGCAAGAATATTCCAAGTTTCACTCCGAACGAGGTGCTCGGTTAATTTTTAAAACAAGTTGCCCAAAACCTCCGGTTGGTACCCAGATAGTTCAGGTTCTGGTAGACTAGAACTACGCAGCAATTTCCTCGGTTGATTCAACGTGCATGTAACAACCTATCCTACCTAAACATGTATAAGGACTGATGTAAGGATTCTAAACTTATTTTACACGCTAAGCAACACGAAAACTCGATTTGACGGTTCGTTGAtcgattcgacttgcatgttaAAATCTAAACCACATAAACATGCAATGTCACTAAGGCAttggttctaaacctaatttactCACTCTACACACTAAATTCACTAGCTATATCATCCATTCTCCTCCTACCATATCCATTTCATTAAGAACATAACGTGCGTTGCAGCCCCCGGTTTGCAGCCCCTAAACTTGAATTCATCCATCCTAAAACATGCATTCCAACCAAAGAAACCTAGGAAAACTCACATAAGGTTCTTGTTGTAGTTGGAGACCTTAGGTGCAAAATAAAACGAAGGGAAATGCTCGGAGAAGAGAAAACCCCACTGCTGAAAGTTCGGTGAGGAAAGGTGAAAAATTTGAGTTGCCAAAACTTCAAATATTCATGCATGCGAACAAGAGttagatggatgggaagctaagGAGGAGAGTAATGCAGTGGTATAACATGCAAACCTCgaatccttgttcttgagtggaATTTTAGTGAAGAAAGGAGAAATTtgagggagggagaaggagcagCAGCCCTGCTACTGTGTTGGCTAGTTGGAGTGAGGGGGAGAGTGAGTGAgggtgagagagggaggtggggcTATTGGTGTGGAAGGAGAGGAAAGGTGGGGTCAGCCCAAGATGAGTCCCACGAGCTAGAGAGATAAGCTAAAACTGTTGCAAAACTATTATAAAAACATGTGCAATGATTATAACTTCCAAGCGAGACTCAACTAATGATAATTCTATCATCCGTTATTTTCAGAAAGAAAAGCAATTCACAAGTACCATATGAAATAACACACAATCCACAATTCTCAAtaattaaatatgatgcttATGATACTTAATGATGCATAATTAAGCTTAATAACATGATTAATgcattgggatgtgacaaaacTCCCCTTTAAAAGAATCTCCTCCTGAGATTCGGGTGACTTTAGGGGAGAGTATGGTGAATCAAGAAACTTTATGATTCTTGACAAACCATGCTATGAGAATTAGAAACTAATGCAACACTCACATATTGAAGAAAAGCAGTGTATCTGTGTGCATACAATTTATCCAAAACTACTCTCTGAGGTTTTAGTGTAACATTTAACAGGCAAATCTCACTGATGAGTTTGTCGACATCAACAGTCTACTGATATGGGATTAACACCTTGAACGAAAATGTCTATCCAACAGCTGGGTGCTGGGTTGCGCTGAGATTAGTGTTGGGGTAGTCTTTTATATATTTCTGACCATGCAAAACCCCGTGTCTCCATTAAAGATCCACTAAAAGATACAACGGCATTACAAGGCTCGCACATCCTGGCACACACGCAAGGATGTTCTCAAGAAACATAGCTCAAGGAGCTGATTACAAACTGAAGGTAGAACCTCCCACGACAGGGAGTACTGAAATTAAGCTATTACATTGAAAGATTGAACAAAATAGCACAAGCCATAACTACTGATTGAAAACGACGAACTAAAGTTGTAGCAGGCGGAGCTGAAGTAGCGCGAGGCAGGTGCTCCTGAACGATCCTTGCTCCCTGCTGGATTTGCATGCATACCCGTTGCGCGGTGCCCTATTGCAATCCTGCCCGATAGTCGGAAAAAAGAGCGCATCTTGTAAATGAGAGCAGATAATTCTTGCAGAAATTCGCGGTTAAAGCCTATTTAATTTAGACTTGTCCAAATTGTCTAGCTGCAAGCCGCAAAACCAATCCAGTGTAAGTGTAAGCTCTATCGGTAGCTGCAAACCGCAAAACCAATCCAGTGCAAGCCGCAAAACCAATCCACTGCCTGGCAGCTGGTCCTGAGCTCAACAGAAGAAATCCATCAAGGAACCGGGTTAGGTGGCGTGGCGACACCAGAAGAGATAGCAACAGCGCTCCAAACGATTTCACCCATAGGACATCGGAAGACTATAATATTGATGATTTCATGCAGTCCCCAATGATAACTCCGATCTGATCCTGATCCTCCTCTATGCTAGTTTCCATAATCTCTTCTACTGATCTATCAGTGCTGCCAAGATCCAGCCGTTTGTACATCGACCTCACCGTATAGGTACGGATAGTAGAGTGCGTCCAGCACAGGCAAATCGACAAAGATCTACCGGACTATTGGCTGAATTTGTAGAGTTGGCCAAACTTTATAAAAAGTGGGAGGCGATATGTACCGTTAACTACAATAAGTGAGACATGTGACAGTGTCATACGATTTGCAATCTCAATCAGCTAGTTGCATCTCTGTTCAATGTGGACGGCATCAGCCACGTGCATCGTGTGGATAGCGACGGTGGAGTTCGCTGACTCCGTTCCGTATGTGCCAATTATAAAGATGCTATTGCTGTGAATTCCCATGCCCAAACTCGATATCTGAGACGCCATGTCTTCCTCTATGCAATCCTTTCCCTTGCAAGCCGAGAAACAAGCCGAAACCAACCCAGAACTCTACCAGTATTTCGCCAGCTTGGTCTCCTCCTTGCCGAGCTCGAAAGGCTTGTCCAATAACCAGCTCTACCGCCATGACCAAGGTTGGCACTCCAGCTTCATGCCCATGGTTGGCTCCATGGTCGCCGACGTGTGCTTCACTGCGCGCCCCTCGGACATCGTCGTCGCCACCGTGCCCAAGTCCGGCACCACGTGGATCAAAGCACTTCTGTACGCCACCGTGCACCGGAGCGAGCACCCCGCGGACGCCGCCGACCACCCGTTCAACTCCTTCGGGCCCCATGAGTGCATCAAGTTCTTCGAGTACCAGCTCTACGCACACAATAAGATCCCCGATCTCAACAAGCTCCCTGATCCAAGGCTCTTCGCCACGCACGTCCCGTTCGTGTCGCTGCCGAGGACCGTGATCGCGACAGGGTGCAAGATCGTGTACGTGTGCCGGGACCCCAAGGACCACTTGATCTCGCAGTGGGACTTTGCAAACAAGTTCAGGGCGAGGGACGGGCTGGAGCCTCTCTCGGTGGAGACCGCCGCCGAGATTTTTTGCAACGGCTTGTCTCCGTTCGGGCCGTACTGGGACCACGTACTCGGGTACTGGCGTGCGCACTTGGCGCGCCCCAAGCAGGTGCTCTTCTTCAGGTACGAGGAGATGCAGAGGGACCCTGCGGCGCACGTCCGGAGGTTGGCGGAGTTCATGGGCCACCCATTCGgtgttggggaggaggaggatggcgcaGTGGAAGCCATCGTGAAACTGTGCTCGTTCGAGCACATGAACGGACTAGAGGCGATCAAGGGCGGCAAGACAGAGCTTGCGGTCGGAACGGTGGCAAATACTGCGTTCTTTCGGCGCGGCGTGGTGGGGGACTGGGCGAACCATCTGTCCCCGGAGACGGCGGCGCGCATCGACACCATTACCGAGGCCAAGTTCAAGGATTCCGGTCTCAGCGTCTAACTAGGGTGCAACAATACTATCACCGTGTAGTATGTGAAGTTTCTTGTTCTACTACCTTCGTAAGGGTGTCCGGTTATACCTTGTGTGTATGCAGCTATTGCCCGATACCGCTTGTCTGGAGCGAGCCGTGTACGTCTTGTTTATGTAACATTGCAATGCGAGACAGGAATTTCCATTACGATGGCATGCCACTTTATCCATCTAAAGAACTGAAATTGTAATAGATGCAGCACTCAACTCAAACATTTATCCAAGGTGAATGAAATTTCCTGGTGAAAGAACAAATTTATCAGTTGAAATGCAAATTTTCGGATGGGATGCTCGGAATTTCCTAGGTAAAATTCAATTGAAATTTCTTTAGATTTTCAATTAAATTGTTGGATTTTAAGTTGAATCGGAATTTAATGTTGATGGAAACTAAGTTGGAAAGTAGTTTGCTTTCATAGAAATACACATTGAACATATTTCAGCATAACGTTTTTATAGGTGCATGTAttcttttgagttttttttaagtgcacagatacatattttttttagatctaATCAAATACATAAATCAAATGTTGGTGTGGCCAAATCAAAGTGTAGAATTACATTTTTGACAAATCTACCCTCAAACTTTTCAAAGGGCAAATCTGGTTAGGAGATTCGGCGAATAAACTATTCGTTTGGTGCAAAACGTTGGTAATATAATATTCTCATGTCCCAATTAGCGTCACTTCATCACCATGGCAATAGATTGGGAGGTGATCCGCATCTCCTGCACGGTGTGGTTTACCCGAATAACActcatcttttcctttttttttccaaatgttTTAAAGAGTACCTGTATACATATAACATATTTATACAACTCTATTACAAccagcgaagaagtggagcccatcgctcaggaggccccagtttctgctGTTCCTCAGTAGCAGCAGCGGTCGTCTCGTACGGCGCTCCCCTCCCTTGGGGACAACAGtgctgggcccagtagggctGCCACCGTCGTCGCAGGTGAGTCGCCTAACCCTTAGCAAGCGGCAGACGCCCCTGCCACGAGATCTACATCCGGACAGCGCCGGGCACTGTTAtggcgcaggctcgccttcagTAACGCCAACCctgggagcgcgttgcttgcggcgcaagcactcctcaggcacccgcctgtccaggcagcgggggaaaccccagaaggccgttggctgcaggaggtggctATCCTGATGGGCACAGCTCATCGGCAGGTGCTGACCAAaagctcccgtgccacctcccaccgcgacCCAACCAAGACCGGTCCATCCTCGGGTGGCGGCAGAACCGGCCGGGGgggctccaggcggagtgccgccccctaGTCACAATAGGAGCTCAGGACCttcgcttacacctcaatgagcggagggccgtcgaggATGCGCGCATCACCCTTGAGCGTCACcgggagtcccggcacgaggccgaagcagaggatcaggcttcctctatgtTGGCCCgtgaccgccggggttccccggGGCTCCAGCGTTCGCCCCCCAAGGGCGCTGCTCGCGCCGCGGGGTATGGCACTGGCTGTCGCGCATTCACCggcgagctccgtcgggtcaactggcccacgaagttctggtcagaactaccggagaagtacaatgggtccatcgaccccgtcgagttcctccagatctacactaccgCCGTCCAAGCAGCAGGCGGcaatgaaaaggttatggccaattacttcCATGTAGCCTCATGCCATAATCATCGCATTCCGGCaaggcgtccgcgacgagcggatgcttgaaaagctaggtacgcatgaggtcgaaaccaccgcggagcttttcgcgttggctgacaagtgcgccaaggcggcggaggctcagGCGTGGCATGTCCTGCGCCCTGAGCAACTCGCTGTCgacaaggcaggtccttcccgctctgacaggcgggaaaagaaaaggagaaggaggcgcgacaCTGCCCCTGTCGTGTCGGCAGAGGGCCCTCCCTGCAGGTCGGCACGCCAGGTGGCTGTCGACAGGAAGCCCGCTCCCGCAAACCGGGAAAGTGGTGtgagatccaccaaactgattggcacgacctcactgagtgccggTCGGTTAAAGGACTCATCGAGCGACGCcggaaggagcgcgaggagcgccgcaggggtggcgacgacaaaGCCGCCCTcgagaaccaagagctcgggttccaagagcctgagcacaccgtcgcc harbors:
- the LOC133887794 gene encoding cytosolic sulfotransferase 16-like, which encodes MSSSMQSFPLQAEKQAETNPELYQYFASLVSSLPSSKGLSNNQLYRHDQGWHSSFMPMVGSMVADVCFTARPSDIVVATVPKSGTTWIKALLYATVHRSEHPADAADHPFNSFGPHECIKFFEYQLYAHNKIPDLNKLPDPRLFATHVPFVSLPRTVIATGCKIVYVCRDPKDHLISQWDFANKFRARDGLEPLSVETAAEIFCNGLSPFGPYWDHVLGYWRAHLARPKQVLFFRYEEMQRDPAAHVRRLAEFMGHPFGVGEEEDGAVEAIVKLCSFEHMNGLEAIKGGKTELAVGTVANTAFFRRGVVGDWANHLSPETAARIDTITEAKFKDSGLSV